A single window of Vigna radiata var. radiata cultivar VC1973A chromosome 4, Vradiata_ver6, whole genome shotgun sequence DNA harbors:
- the LOC106758965 gene encoding uncharacterized protein LOC106758965, with translation MQKEQEKEYLDSMTCPSFNYYTTIQLAVVDNQVGQDHFRTLNDDASFEFAAFRDEACFDDAFFPIFNRKISSRQGSSIAGGRDSGAAVLRFPISGDDLHRSENDLLLVPMSDSSSSSEADELEGVPAATYCVWTPNSRRKCKKSNSTGSSSKKWKLFDLLRRSNSEGKESYLFLTAASEKKRMNERWSIEVAAKPKGNGFAEKKKAAVTAHEALYVKNRELRMINKKKSFLPYKPNLVGFCTRRFGKTFPSF, from the coding sequence atgcagaaagaacaagaaaaggaGTATTTAGATTCGATGACGTGTCCAAGCTTCAACTACTACACCACCATTCAACTCGCCGTCGTCGATAATCAAGTTGGACAAGATCACTTCAGGACTCTAAACGATGACGCGAGTTTCGAGTTTGCGGCGTTTCGAGATGAAGCCTGTTTCGACGACGCGTTTTTccccattttcaaccgcaagataTCAAGTAGGCAAGGGAGCAGCATCGCCGGCGGGCGCGATTCCGGCGCGGCAGTCCTCCGGTTCCCTATCTCCGGAGACGATCTTCACCGGAGCGAAAACGATCTGTTACTGGTTCCGATGTCGGATTCGTCATCTTCGTCGGAGGCGGATGAATTGGAGGGAGTCCCGGCGGCTACCTACTGCGTGTGGACGCCGAATTCGCGGAGAAAATGCAAGAAAAGCAATTCGACAGGATCGTCGTCAAAGAAGTGGAAGCTTTTTGATTTGCTTCGCCGGAGCAATAGCGAGGGGAAGGAGTCGTATCTGTTCCTGACGGCGGCGTCGGAGAAGAAAAGGATGAACGAGCGGTGGAGCATAGAGGTCGCTGCAAAACCGAAAGGCAATGGTTTCGCTGAGAAGAAAAAAGCGGCGGTGACAGCGCACGAGGCTTTATATGTTAAGAACAGAGAACTGAGAATGATTAATAAGAAGAAGTCCTTTTTGCCGTATAAGCCTAACTTGGTTGGGTTCTGCACAAGACGTTTTGGCAAAACATTCCCTTCATTCTGA